From a single Myxococcus fulvus genomic region:
- a CDS encoding LysR family transcriptional regulator has protein sequence MLPIDHAQLSRLDLNLLVAFDALMRERHVTRAAHRIGLGQPAMSHHLARLRELLGDELFTRAPTGVVPTPHALMLAEPVRTALACLQGVLTQRPFDPATQERHFKVSLSDGLESSLVPAFLALAASEAPGVTLSLSPLQESLGLAMLDDGALDLLVGPPLEQAPHHKLRLFCAGGYRVVFDPDAVDVDLPLSLEDFLSVPHVRVSRRADSSDAVDDALARLRLKRRVAVQTAHSLSVPHLLRGSRLLAVLPRRAALASAQAFGLSISDPPLPLTADAIVMRWHASRDADPGHRWLRETMFRAATQSGEENTAPRVTARTPPRRRRARQKVAMGLTGEPVPPSTARGATLKRKS, from the coding sequence ATGCTCCCCATCGACCACGCCCAGCTCTCGCGCCTGGACCTCAACCTGCTCGTGGCCTTCGACGCGCTCATGCGTGAGCGCCACGTCACCCGCGCCGCCCACCGCATCGGCCTGGGCCAGCCGGCGATGAGTCACCACCTGGCGAGGCTGCGCGAGCTGCTCGGCGACGAGCTCTTCACCCGCGCGCCCACCGGCGTCGTCCCCACGCCCCACGCCCTGATGCTCGCCGAGCCCGTGCGCACCGCGCTCGCGTGTCTCCAGGGCGTGCTCACCCAGCGGCCCTTCGACCCCGCCACCCAGGAGCGTCACTTCAAGGTGAGCCTGTCGGACGGCCTGGAGTCCTCGCTCGTGCCCGCGTTCCTCGCGCTCGCCGCGAGCGAGGCACCGGGCGTCACCCTCTCGCTGTCGCCCCTCCAGGAGTCGCTGGGCCTGGCGATGCTGGATGACGGCGCGTTGGATCTGCTCGTGGGGCCACCGCTGGAGCAGGCCCCGCACCACAAGCTGCGCCTGTTCTGCGCGGGCGGCTATCGCGTGGTGTTCGACCCCGACGCCGTGGACGTGGACCTGCCGCTGTCCCTGGAGGACTTCCTGTCCGTTCCGCACGTGCGGGTGTCGCGGCGGGCGGACTCGAGCGACGCCGTGGACGATGCGCTCGCCCGGCTCCGGTTGAAGCGCCGCGTGGCCGTGCAGACGGCGCACTCGCTCAGCGTGCCGCACCTGCTGCGAGGCTCACGACTGCTCGCCGTGCTCCCGCGTCGCGCGGCCCTGGCCAGCGCGCAGGCGTTCGGCTTGAGCATCAGCGACCCGCCCCTGCCCCTCACCGCGGACGCCATCGTGATGCGCTGGCACGCCTCGCGCGACGCGGACCCCGGCCACCGCTGGCTGCGCGAGACGATGTTCCGCGCCGCCACGCAGAGCGGCGAGGAGAACACCGCCCCACGCGTCACGGCCAGGACGCCGCCGCGCCGTCGTCGCGCCCGTCAGAAGGTCGCGATGGGATTGACCGGAGAGCCCGTGCCGCCCTCCACCGCCAGGGGCGCCACGCTCAAGAGGAAGTCGTAG
- a CDS encoding cyclase family protein yields the protein MFKSVIQGLVIASVGALSALAAEPTSGAKGLSSPEAIQSWKKEHRNWGRWGDKDQLGTANLITPAKRREAAKLVREGVSVSLAHTLETREAADVPSPLEHQMLFHGGAPDATYSADRLGLGFHGWSHTHLDALCHMFDEGRTYNGYPQSRVDASGCSVLSVNAVRDGLLTRGVLIDMAALKGVPYLEPGTPIHASDLEAWERKTKVKVTSGDAVIVRTGRWARRAAVGAWDVSSSSPGLHASSVEWLAARGVAVVATDVGLDVIPSGVEGMLVPVHVLLINALGVHVIDNADLEALAKAASSRGRYDFLLSVAPLAVEGGTGSPVNPIATF from the coding sequence ATGTTCAAGAGCGTCATCCAGGGCCTGGTCATCGCGAGCGTGGGGGCGCTGAGCGCGCTGGCAGCCGAGCCCACGTCCGGAGCGAAGGGCCTGTCGAGCCCCGAGGCCATCCAGTCCTGGAAGAAGGAGCACCGCAACTGGGGGCGATGGGGGGACAAGGACCAACTGGGCACGGCGAACCTCATCACGCCCGCCAAGCGCCGCGAGGCCGCGAAGCTCGTGCGGGAGGGCGTGTCCGTGTCGCTCGCGCACACGCTGGAGACGCGCGAGGCCGCCGACGTCCCGTCACCGCTGGAGCACCAGATGCTGTTCCACGGCGGGGCGCCGGACGCCACCTACAGCGCGGACCGGCTGGGGCTGGGCTTCCATGGCTGGTCCCACACGCACCTGGACGCGCTCTGCCACATGTTCGACGAGGGCCGCACGTACAACGGCTACCCGCAGTCGCGAGTGGATGCGAGCGGGTGCTCGGTGTTGTCGGTGAACGCGGTGCGGGACGGCCTGCTGACGCGCGGGGTGCTCATCGACATGGCCGCGCTCAAGGGCGTGCCGTACCTGGAGCCGGGGACGCCCATCCATGCCTCGGACCTGGAGGCGTGGGAGCGAAAGACGAAGGTGAAGGTGACGAGCGGCGACGCGGTCATCGTGCGCACGGGCCGGTGGGCGCGGCGCGCGGCGGTGGGGGCGTGGGACGTGTCGTCGAGCTCACCGGGGCTGCATGCCTCGAGCGTGGAGTGGCTCGCGGCGCGTGGGGTGGCCGTCGTGGCGACGGACGTGGGCCTGGACGTCATCCCCTCGGGCGTGGAGGGGATGCTGGTGCCGGTGCACGTGCTGCTCATCAACGCGCTGGGCGTCCACGTCATCGACAACGCGGACCTGGAGGCGCTGGCGAAGGCGGCCTCGTCGCGAGGTCGCTACGACTTCCTCTTGAGCGTGGCGCCCCTGGCGGTGGAGGGCGGCACGGGCTCTCCGGTCAATCCCATCGCGACCTTCTGA